A window of the Amycolatopsis solani genome harbors these coding sequences:
- a CDS encoding DUF7850 domain-containing protein, protein MVRSARVVAVAVVALSGVVVPAAAVAAPPSCGGVAANPSVEETARNGAPDGYVFTPAAPVPPGTPAAKAPKLLTDQAYVVDGQRSALVQTPDGKTSTAVQTEKFVPGGVYALSVWTASHAPGNGAATGLRFFDATGAQVQESKLAVDHNASDGHLARQDFPAVTAPAKATAVKFFTTTSLERLRWDCVDLELAAYSVKKEVQNPATGAWGSFATVTAGDTAHYRITVTNDGTEELTGISVQDPWCPAPFAPFSLAGGANKQLTCDHPDLTVADNGHVNTAKVTGVKFAGGTLGDKTASATITVLPPPAIAKIGDFVWNDRNRDGIQDPDEPGVAGVKVTLKDGAGGTVGTATTDAGGKYGFEKLKDGTYQVCFAVPADFTVTREDAAADDRDSDAGPDGCAAPRTLGGPAREDFTVDLGLAPPTNRIGDFAWSDTNGNGLQDPGEPGLAGVKAALGNGVSVVTGPDGAYAFTGLEDGSYQVCFTADGHQPDGEGRRRRRPRLRRRPGVRLRGPEDARPRRARRPHGRRRLRVVTVEA, encoded by the coding sequence ATGGTCCGTTCGGCGCGCGTGGTGGCAGTGGCGGTGGTGGCGCTCTCGGGCGTGGTCGTACCCGCGGCCGCCGTGGCGGCGCCGCCGTCGTGCGGCGGGGTGGCGGCCAACCCGAGCGTCGAGGAGACGGCGCGCAACGGCGCTCCCGACGGGTACGTCTTCACCCCCGCCGCGCCGGTCCCGCCGGGGACGCCGGCCGCGAAGGCGCCGAAGCTGCTGACCGACCAGGCGTACGTCGTCGACGGGCAGCGGTCGGCGCTCGTCCAGACGCCGGACGGCAAGACCAGCACCGCTGTCCAGACCGAGAAGTTCGTCCCCGGCGGCGTCTACGCGTTGAGCGTCTGGACCGCTTCGCACGCGCCGGGCAACGGCGCGGCCACCGGCCTGCGGTTCTTCGACGCGACCGGCGCGCAGGTGCAGGAGAGCAAGCTCGCCGTCGACCACAACGCGAGCGACGGTCACCTGGCCCGCCAGGACTTCCCGGCGGTGACGGCTCCGGCGAAGGCCACCGCGGTGAAGTTCTTCACCACCACCAGCCTCGAACGGCTGCGCTGGGACTGCGTCGACCTCGAGCTCGCCGCGTACTCGGTGAAGAAGGAGGTGCAGAACCCGGCGACCGGCGCGTGGGGCTCGTTCGCGACGGTCACCGCCGGCGACACCGCGCACTACCGGATCACCGTGACGAACGACGGCACCGAGGAACTGACCGGGATCTCCGTGCAGGACCCGTGGTGCCCGGCGCCGTTCGCGCCGTTCTCGCTGGCCGGCGGCGCGAACAAGCAGCTGACCTGCGACCACCCGGACCTCACGGTGGCCGACAACGGGCACGTCAACACGGCGAAGGTCACCGGCGTGAAGTTCGCCGGTGGCACGCTCGGCGACAAGACGGCGTCGGCGACGATCACCGTGCTGCCGCCGCCCGCGATCGCGAAGATCGGCGACTTCGTCTGGAACGACCGCAACCGCGACGGGATCCAGGACCCGGACGAGCCCGGCGTCGCGGGCGTCAAGGTGACGCTGAAGGACGGCGCGGGCGGGACGGTCGGCACCGCGACCACGGACGCCGGCGGGAAGTACGGCTTCGAGAAGCTGAAGGACGGCACCTACCAGGTCTGCTTCGCCGTCCCGGCGGACTTCACGGTGACCCGCGAGGACGCGGCGGCCGACGACCGCGACTCCGACGCGGGCCCGGACGGCTGCGCGGCCCCGCGCACCCTGGGCGGCCCCGCGCGCGAGGACTTCACGGTGGACCTCGGGCTCGCCCCGCCGACGAACCGGATCGGCGACTTCGCCTGGAGCGACACCAACGGCAACGGCCTGCAGGACCCGGGCGAGCCCGGCCTCGCCGGCGTCAAGGCGGCGCTGGGCAACGGCGTCAGCGTCGTCACCGGCCCGGACGGCGCGTACGCCTTCACCGGCCTGGAAGACGGCAGCTACCAGGTCTGCTTCACCGCGGACGGCCACCAGCCCGACGGTGAAGGACGCCGGAGACGACGCCCGCGACTCCGACGCCGACCCGGCGTCCGGCTGCGCGGACCCGAGGACGCTCGGCCCCGGCGCGCGCGACGACCACACGGTCGACGTCGGCTTCGCGTAGTTACGGTGGAGGCATGA
- a CDS encoding SDR family oxidoreductase, with protein MTDLPLALVTGASRGIGAAVAHQLVPTHRLLLGGRDAEALSALAKELPGAKPWPVELTNPESLASAVADIEALDVLVHSAGVARIARIEDASASDWRDNFEVNTLAVVELTRLLLPALRAARGHVVVINSGAGLNARPGWSPYAASKFAVRAFADALREEEKDIRVTSVYPGRTDTDMQQEIFKGEGRDYDTTHLLRADSVATAVVTAVSATPDAHPTDITLRPR; from the coding sequence ATGACGGATCTTCCCCTGGCCCTCGTGACCGGCGCCTCCCGCGGGATCGGCGCGGCGGTCGCGCACCAGCTCGTGCCGACGCACCGCCTGCTGCTCGGCGGCCGCGACGCCGAAGCGCTGTCCGCGCTGGCGAAGGAGCTCCCGGGCGCGAAGCCGTGGCCGGTCGAGCTGACGAACCCGGAGTCGCTCGCCTCGGCGGTCGCGGACATCGAAGCGCTGGACGTCCTGGTCCACTCGGCGGGCGTCGCGCGCATCGCCCGGATCGAGGACGCGTCCGCGTCGGACTGGCGGGACAACTTCGAGGTCAACACCCTGGCCGTGGTCGAGCTGACCCGCCTGCTGCTTCCGGCCCTGCGCGCGGCTCGCGGCCACGTCGTGGTGATCAACTCCGGCGCCGGCCTGAACGCCCGCCCGGGCTGGTCCCCCTACGCGGCGAGCAAGTTCGCGGTCCGCGCCTTCGCCGACGCCCTGCGCGAAGAGGAGAAGGACATCCGCGTGACGTCGGTGTACCCGGGCCGCACGGACACCGACATGCAGCAGGAGATCTTCAAGGGCGAAGGCCGCGACTACGACACCACGCACCTGCTGCGCGCGGACTCGGTCGCGACCGCGGTGGTGACCGCGGTGTCAGCCACCCCGGACGCCCACCCGACGGACATCACCCTCCGCCCCCGCTGA